In the Kribbella sp. NBC_00482 genome, one interval contains:
- a CDS encoding glycosyltransferase family 4 protein — translation MYGRPKVLLSAYACRPTGGSEPGAGWAWAKAAARDHDVWLLTRGKFVHEIEEELAARPVPGLTVVPLEMPRWILRLRRRPSDVYWYYPLWQGLARRTARRLHAEQSFDVIHHLTFAVDWMGAGVVEPSSAKVIWGPVGGSTSAPLSMAHWLGASGVLGELVRRAYTGFRRRATGRRMAQTADLMVAQNNDVAEAFAPYAREIVVQPNVAIRRFTASGPYEPFGAAGVKTALFVGRLIPWKGVLIAISALARPEAANWELRIIGDGPDWGRAERLAWQLGVRDRVEFMGALPREEVLAAMFRADALLAPAFREAAGWAVTEALASGCPVVCVDRGGPAVIVGPDEGITVPWQGDVVGELAKGLATLQGRITPVDRWGPDRLPDLLADWYTPARVSH, via the coding sequence ATGTACGGCCGGCCGAAGGTACTGCTCAGCGCGTACGCCTGCCGGCCGACGGGCGGGTCCGAGCCGGGCGCCGGGTGGGCGTGGGCGAAGGCGGCGGCGCGGGACCACGACGTCTGGCTGCTGACCCGGGGCAAGTTCGTGCACGAGATCGAGGAAGAGCTCGCGGCGCGGCCGGTACCCGGTCTGACCGTCGTACCGCTGGAGATGCCTCGGTGGATTCTCCGGCTGCGGCGACGGCCTTCGGACGTGTACTGGTACTACCCGCTGTGGCAAGGGCTGGCGCGTCGTACGGCGCGGCGCCTGCATGCGGAACAGTCGTTCGATGTGATCCATCATTTGACCTTCGCGGTCGACTGGATGGGCGCCGGCGTGGTCGAGCCGTCGTCGGCGAAGGTGATCTGGGGGCCGGTCGGCGGGTCGACGAGTGCGCCGCTGTCGATGGCGCACTGGCTCGGTGCGAGTGGCGTACTGGGCGAGTTGGTACGACGTGCTTACACCGGGTTCCGGCGCCGTGCGACCGGGCGGCGGATGGCGCAGACCGCTGACCTGATGGTTGCCCAGAACAACGACGTCGCGGAGGCGTTCGCGCCGTACGCCCGGGAGATCGTCGTACAGCCGAACGTGGCGATCCGGCGATTCACCGCGTCCGGTCCTTATGAGCCGTTCGGTGCCGCCGGTGTGAAGACCGCGTTGTTCGTCGGGCGGCTGATCCCGTGGAAGGGCGTCCTGATCGCGATCAGCGCGCTCGCTCGTCCCGAGGCGGCGAACTGGGAGCTCCGCATCATCGGCGACGGCCCCGACTGGGGACGCGCCGAGCGCCTCGCGTGGCAGCTGGGTGTGCGCGACCGCGTCGAGTTCATGGGCGCCCTGCCGCGCGAGGAGGTCCTGGCGGCCATGTTCCGCGCCGACGCCCTCCTCGCCCCCGCCTTCCGCGAAGCCGCCGGCTGGGCCGTCACCGAAGCCCTCGCCTCCGGCTGCCCCGTTGTCTGCGTGGACCGCGGCGGCCCCGCCGTCATCGTCGGCCCCGACGAAGGCATCACCGTCCCCTGGCAAGGCGACGTAGTAGGCGAACTCGCAAAAGGCCTCGCCACGCTGCAAGGCCGAATCACCCCAGTAGACCGCTGGGGCCCCGACCGCCTCCCCGACCTACTAGCCGACTGGTACACCCCCGCCCGCGTCTCCCACTAA
- a CDS encoding type IV toxin-antitoxin system AbiEi family antitoxin domain-containing protein produces the protein MNLRLKGIAEQQGGVFSRRQALLCGCSADQIFRHLKDGRWVRIRRGQYAENVDLSALQSWERIRWKHRQEIHAVMNSLRSGSVAVSHQSSLVLHDLPVWGLGLERVHVSRLDGLAGGVVAGVQHHVAKPIQDDLTVVAGRLATSASRAAVESACTASFEQAVVNIDAALRADDLGAEGVRRLLELIEFWPGSTTARAALRFGTKLSESVGESRLRVFLHEHGFPEPVLQVEFHDSHGLIGRVDFYFPAYNLVVEFDGLLKYGGGSPEVLIQEKRREDRLRARGLAVVRTDWTDLEHPMRLATTLRQAFAQAGQAA, from the coding sequence GTGAATCTACGGCTCAAAGGGATCGCGGAGCAGCAGGGCGGCGTCTTCAGTCGCCGCCAGGCGCTGTTGTGCGGCTGCTCCGCCGACCAGATCTTCCGCCACCTGAAGGACGGCCGGTGGGTGCGGATCCGGCGTGGCCAGTACGCCGAGAACGTCGACCTCTCGGCGCTCCAGAGCTGGGAACGGATCCGGTGGAAACATCGCCAGGAGATCCACGCGGTGATGAACTCGTTGCGATCGGGCTCCGTTGCCGTCAGCCACCAGTCGTCACTCGTGCTCCACGACCTGCCGGTGTGGGGCCTGGGCCTGGAGCGTGTGCATGTCAGCCGGTTGGACGGGCTGGCCGGTGGCGTCGTCGCCGGCGTTCAGCACCACGTCGCCAAGCCGATCCAGGATGACCTGACGGTGGTCGCGGGACGGTTGGCGACGAGCGCGTCGCGCGCGGCGGTCGAGTCCGCGTGTACGGCGTCGTTCGAGCAGGCTGTCGTGAACATCGACGCGGCTCTCCGGGCGGACGACCTGGGTGCGGAGGGTGTACGGCGACTGCTGGAACTGATCGAGTTCTGGCCCGGGAGCACCACAGCACGGGCGGCCCTGCGCTTCGGCACCAAGCTCTCCGAGTCCGTCGGCGAATCGCGTCTGCGGGTCTTCCTACACGAACACGGGTTCCCCGAGCCGGTTCTGCAGGTCGAGTTCCACGACAGCCATGGGCTCATCGGGCGGGTCGATTTCTACTTCCCGGCGTACAACCTGGTGGTGGAGTTCGACGGGCTGCTCAAGTACGGCGGGGGATCTCCGGAGGTGCTGATCCAGGAGAAGCGCCGCGAGGATCGGCTGCGGGCGCGGGGGCTCGCAGTGGTCCGGACCGACTGGACGGACCTCGAGCATCCGATGCGGCTCGCAACGACCCTGCGGCAAGCCTTCGCCCAGGCCGGCCAGGCCGCCTGA